A portion of the Phycodurus eques isolate BA_2022a chromosome 3, UOR_Pequ_1.1, whole genome shotgun sequence genome contains these proteins:
- the LOC133400309 gene encoding gastrula zinc finger protein XlCGF57.1-like, translated as MASYKEQFLRREENERQQQDAIFLSPTVFNIQDVQQLIIGCSSSEKEQHLLVKEEEEGPQHPYIKEEEEEADVSKLPMTVVVVVKSENDEDEAPELPQLHRHSPSGDHRRGHHNRSAPLSQSNDTDDMSDTVCEGDLKCSEKKTSFNNENISQTRRRRRTRKEHFSCSVCGKMFPYESSLIEHMQTHTGEKPFRCSVCGQSFSRKGNMNVHMRSHTGEKPFSCSICGDEFAQKASLVAHTATHTGEKPFTCSVCGKSLSYKHGLKSHMLTHMEEKPFSCSVCGDSFSYKQSLNLHMRRHTGENTFTCSVCDKCFYDEHGLKVHTQTHTGEKAFVCSICGESFSRKGNMNVHMRRHTGEKPFSCSICGDKFAQKVSLVAHTATHTGEKPFTCPVCGKSFSYKHGLKSHMQTHTGEKPFSCSVCGDSFSYKHSLNIHMRRHTGEKPFTCSVCKKSFSHKHGLTAHMWTHTGEKPFSCSVCGKSFYNKYDLNLHTRTHTEEKPFSCSVCSKRFAVKQNMIRHTKRHSGEKAFTCSLCDKSFSSKSDLNRHVNTHNRKTL; from the coding sequence ATGTCCAGCAGCTAATTATAGGTTGTTCCAGTTCTGAGAAGGAGCAGCACCTTCttgttaaagaggaagaggagggtccACAGCATCCctacatcaaagaggaagaggaggaggctgacGTCAGCAAGTTGCCAATGACTGTCGTTGTCGTCGTGAAGAGTGAAAATGACGAAGACGAAGCACCCGAGTTGCCACAGCTTCATCGTCACAGTCCAAGTGGAGACCACCGCAGAGGACATCACAACCGCTCGGCTCCTCTCTCACAGAGCAATGACACGGATGATATGAGCGATACAGTCTGTGAAGGTGACTTGAAATgctctgaaaagaaaacaagttttAACAACGAGAACATTTCTCAAACACGCAGGAGACGTCGCACACGGAAAGAACATTTtagctgctcagtttgtggtaaaatgtTTCCTTATGAGAGTAGTTTGATTGAACACATGCAAActcacacaggagaaaaaccctttcgctgctcagtttgtggtcaaagtttTTCTCGAAAAGGTAATATGAACGTACACATGAGAAgtcacactggagaaaaacctttcagtTGCTCAATTTGTGGTGATGAGTTTGCTCAGAAGGCCTCTTTGGTGGCACACACAGCgacacacacgggagaaaaacctttcactTGCTCCGTTTGTGGGAAAAGCCTTTCTTATAAGCATGGTTTGAAATCACACATGCTGACGCACATGGAAGAAAAACCTTttagttgctcagtttgtggtgacAGTTTTTCTTACAAGCAGAGTTTGAATTTACACATGAGACGACACACAGGAGAAAACACTTTcacttgctcagtttgtgataaatgtttttatgatgaGCACGGTTTAAAAgtacacacgcagacacacacaggagaaaaagcCTTTGTCTGTTCCATTTGTGGTGAGAGTTTTTCTCGAAAAGGAAATATGAATGTACATATGAGaagacacactggagaaaaacctttcagtTGCTCAATTTGCGGTGATAAATTTGCTCAGAAGGTCTCCTTAGTTGCACACACAGCaacgcacacgggagaaaaaccatTCACTTGcccagtttgtggtaaaagcttTTCTTATAAGCACGGTTTGAAatcacacatgcagacacacacgggagaaaaaccatttagttgctcagtttgtggtgacAGTTTTTCTTATAAGCACAGTTTGAATATACATATGAGAagacacacaggagaaaaacctttcacatGCTCAGTCTGTAAAAAAAGCTTTTCGCATAAGCACGGTTTGACAGCACACATGTGGacgcacacaggagaaaaaccttttagttGCTCAGTATGTGGCAAAAGCTTTTATAATAAGTATGACTTGAAtctacacacaagaacacacactgaaGAAAAACCTTTTAGTTGCTCGGTTTGTAGTAAAAGATTCGCTGTCAAGCAAAACATGATTCGACACACGAAAAGACACTCGGGAGAAAAAGCTTTTACTTGCTCACTTTGTGATAAAAGCTTTTCGAGCAAGTCTGATTTGAATAGACATGTGAACACACACAACAGAAAAACCTTATAG
- the LOC133399470 gene encoding gastrula zinc finger protein XlCGF57.1-like, which translates to MASYEEQLCTRATSDERQQLDAKMVFYVQAFRGEEEEKEVPPPPCVKEEEDDPQCPHVKDEEEVLDVSELPLTVVVVKSKDDEDEVGVNEEPWRRSQRHHSSARGGKCGGLPADNLVAPLSQSEDIEEALRNDGDKHLESSGKKTTDLDQKPFNCSVCGKVLSYKRSLNAHMRTHTGEKPFSCSVCGECFLRKGNMIRHCKTHTREKPFSCSVCSESFSHVSSLNKHTKMHTEENKFTCSVCGKGFPRKGNMVRHMRTHARAKPFRCSLCGDTFTQKVSLIAHTATHKGEKPFTCSVCGEWYSHKRSLKVHMRTHTGEKRFSCSVCAECFTYKHNLMAHMATHTGEEAFSCSTCAKGFTCKQNMNMHMRTHTGEKPFACSICGESLSYKQSLKVHMRRHTGEKPFSCSVCGEKFALKVTLIAHIATHTGEKPFSCLVCSESFNYKHNLKSHMQTHTGEKTFSCLFCGKRFSQKSNMMTHRRTHTGEKPFLCLVCGSKFGHKVSLNAHKQTHDVK; encoded by the exons ATGGCGTCGTATGAGGAACAACTTTGTACGAGGGCGACGAGCGACGAGCGACAACAACTGGACGCGAAAATGGTGTTTTACGTCCAAG CCTTccgaggagaggaggaggaaaaagaggtTCCACCCCCCCCTTgtgttaaagaggaagaggatgacCCACAGTGCCCTCACGTTAAAGACGAAGAGGAGGTGTTGGATGTCAGCGAGTTGCCGTTAACTGTTGTCGTCGTGAAGAGCAAAGATGATGAAGACGAAGTCGGCGTTAATGAAGAACCATGGCGTCGGTCACAGCGTCATCATTCCAGTGCACGTGGAGGGAAGTGTGGAGGACTACCAGCAGACAACCTCGTAGCTCCACTGTCACAGAGTGAAGACATAGAAGAAGCGTTGAGGAATGACGGAGACAAACACTTGGAAAGCTCTGGAAAGAAGACAACCGACTTGGATCAAAAACCCTTTaactgctcagtttgtggtaaagtCCTTTCTTATAAGCGCAGTTTGAACGcgcacatgagaacacacacaggggaAAAACCTTTTAGCTGCTCCGTTTGTGGTGAATGTTTTCTTCGAAAGGGAAACATGATTAGACACTGCAAGACACACACGAGAGAAAAACCTTTCAGCTGCTCAGTTTGTAGCGAAAGCTTTTCACATGTGAGTAGTTTAAATAAACACACGAAAATGCAtacagaagaaaataaatttacTTGTTCAGTTTGTGGGAAAGGTTTTCCTCGAAAAGGAAATATGGTAAGACACATGAGAACGCATGCAAGAGCAAAACCTTTTCGTTGCTCCCTTTGCGGCGATACATTTACACAAAAGGTCTCATTGATTGCACACACAGCGACACACAagggagaaaaacctttcacttgctcagtttgtggtgagTGGTATTCTCACAAGCGCAGTCTTAAAGTACACATGCGGacgcacacaggagaaaaacgcTTCAGTTGCTCCGTATGTGCTGAATGTTTTACGTATAAGCACAATTTGATGGCACACATGGCAACACACACGGGAGAAGAAGCTTTTAGTTGTTCAACTTGTGCTAAAGGGTTTACTTGTAAGCAAAATATGAACATGCACATGAGGActcacacgggagaaaaaccttttgcgtGCTCCATTTGTGGCGAAAGCCTTTCTTATAAGCAGAGTTTGAAAGTACACATGCGGcgacacacaggagaaaaaccctttagttgtTCAGTTTGTGGCGAGAAATTTGCTCTAAAGGTGACTTTGATCGCACACATAGCAACACAcaccggagaaaaaccctttagcTGCTTGGTTTGCAGCGAAAGCTTTAACTATAAGCACAATTTAAAATCACACATGCAgacgcacacgggagaaaaaacCTTTAGTTGTCTGTTTTGTGGAAAAAGATTCAGTCAAAAGTCAAATATGATGACACATAGGAGGacgcacacaggagaaaaaccctttctTTGCTTGGTTTGCGGCAGTAAATTTGGTCACAAAGTGTCTTTGAATGCGCACAAGCAGACACACgatgtaaaataa
- the LOC133400316 gene encoding gastrula zinc finger protein XlCGF57.1-like isoform X1 has product MASYEEQLCRMNERQQLDAAFKAPIVLYVQALRGEEDEEGDSQPPHVKEEEEEIDVSELPLTVVVVKSEGDEDGPPESSNLLRHHHHSPSGGPPPDDLLAPLSGSDDEEDTSDVDCEGDDKQLKSSEKKTTDDERPKTFKCSDCDKVFSYKWNLNAHMRTHTGDKPFSCSVCGKSFPRKGNMVRHMRIHASAKPCPDSAGGDTQNVSLTAHTAAQKPFACSLCGEWYSHKRSLKIHMRTHTGEKRFSCSVCGEWYSHKSSLKVHMWTHTGEKRFSCSVCGECFTYKHNLTAHMATHTGEAFSCSVCGKGFTCKQNMNIHMRTHTGEKPFTCSVCDKSFSYKSALTQHMRTHTGEKPYSCSICGDEFAQKVTLVAHMATHTGEKPFTCSVCGKSLSYKHGLKSHMQTHTGEKRLSCSVCGDSFSSKPSLNIHMRRHTGEKPFTCSICRRSFSHKNTLTAHMRTHDKE; this is encoded by the exons ATGGCGTCGTACGAGGAGCAACTTTGCCGAATGAACGAGCGACAACAATTGGACGCGGCTTTCAAGGCTCCGATCGTGTTGTACGTCCAAG CCTTGCGAGGAGAGGAGGACGAAGAAGGGGATTCACAGCCCCCACatgttaaagaggaagaggaggagattgACGTCAGCGAGTTGCCACTGACTGTGGTTGTTGTGAAGAGTGAAGGCGACGAAGACGGACCACCTGAGTCGTCAAATCTTCTTCGCCATCATCATCACAGTCCAAGTGGAGGCCCGCCACCGGATGAtctcttagctccactgtcagGCAGCGACGACGAGGAAGATACAAGCGATGTAGACTGTGAAGGTGACGACAAGCAGTTGAAAAGCTCTGAAAAGAAGACAACTGATGACGAACGTCCAAAAACTTTCAAGTGCTCCGATTGCGATAAAGTATTTTCTTATAAGTGGAATTTGAACGcacacatgagaacgcacactggtgacaAACCTTTTagttgttcagtttgtggtaaaagcttCCCACGAAAAGGAAATATGGTTAGACACATGCGAATACACGCAAGTGCAAAACCTTGTCCTGATTCAGCTGGTGGCGATACACAAAATGTCTCCTTGACTGCACACACAGCGGCGCAaaaaccttttgcttgctcaCTTTGCGGTGAATGGTATTCCCACAAGCGCAGTTTGAAAATACACATGCGGACGCACACCGGAGAGAAACGCTTCAGTTGCTCGGTGTGTGGTGAATGGTATTCTCACAAGAGCAGCTTgaaagtgcacatgtggacacacacaggagagaaacgcttcagttgctcagtttgtggcgaATGTTTTACTTACAAGCACAATTTGACAGCACACATGGCAACCCACACGGGAGAAGCATTCAGTTGTTCCGTTTGTGGTAAAGGTTTTACTTGTAAGCAAAATATGAACATTCACATGAGgacacacacgggagaaaaaccgtTCACGTGCTCTGTTTGTGATAAAAGCTTTTCTTATAAGTCTGCTTTGACCCAACACATGAGAAcccacacaggagaaaaaccttatAGTTGCTCAATTTGCGGTGATGAATTTGCTCAGAAGGTCACTTTGGTTGCACACATGGCGACACACAccggagaaaaacctttcactTGCTCAGTCTGTGGTAAAAGCCTTTCTTATAAACATGGTTTGAaatcacacatgcaaacacacacgggagaaaaaagGCTCAGCTGCTCGGTATGTGGCGACAGCTTTTCTTCCAAGCCCAGTTTGAATATACACATGAGGagacacacgggagaaaaaccatTCACATGCTCAATTTGTCGTAGAAGCTTTTCTCACAAGAATACTTTGACAGCACACATGCGGACCCACgacaaagaataa
- the LOC133400316 gene encoding gastrula zinc finger protein XlCGF57.1-like isoform X2 yields the protein MYAAFPALRGEEDEEGDSQPPHVKEEEEEIDVSELPLTVVVVKSEGDEDGPPESSNLLRHHHHSPSGGPPPDDLLAPLSGSDDEEDTSDVDCEGDDKQLKSSEKKTTDDERPKTFKCSDCDKVFSYKWNLNAHMRTHTGDKPFSCSVCGKSFPRKGNMVRHMRIHASAKPCPDSAGGDTQNVSLTAHTAAQKPFACSLCGEWYSHKRSLKIHMRTHTGEKRFSCSVCGEWYSHKSSLKVHMWTHTGEKRFSCSVCGECFTYKHNLTAHMATHTGEAFSCSVCGKGFTCKQNMNIHMRTHTGEKPFTCSVCDKSFSYKSALTQHMRTHTGEKPYSCSICGDEFAQKVTLVAHMATHTGEKPFTCSVCGKSLSYKHGLKSHMQTHTGEKRLSCSVCGDSFSSKPSLNIHMRRHTGEKPFTCSICRRSFSHKNTLTAHMRTHDKE from the coding sequence ATGTATGCTGCTTTTCCAGCCTTGCGAGGAGAGGAGGACGAAGAAGGGGATTCACAGCCCCCACatgttaaagaggaagaggaggagattgACGTCAGCGAGTTGCCACTGACTGTGGTTGTTGTGAAGAGTGAAGGCGACGAAGACGGACCACCTGAGTCGTCAAATCTTCTTCGCCATCATCATCACAGTCCAAGTGGAGGCCCGCCACCGGATGAtctcttagctccactgtcagGCAGCGACGACGAGGAAGATACAAGCGATGTAGACTGTGAAGGTGACGACAAGCAGTTGAAAAGCTCTGAAAAGAAGACAACTGATGACGAACGTCCAAAAACTTTCAAGTGCTCCGATTGCGATAAAGTATTTTCTTATAAGTGGAATTTGAACGcacacatgagaacgcacactggtgacaAACCTTTTagttgttcagtttgtggtaaaagcttCCCACGAAAAGGAAATATGGTTAGACACATGCGAATACACGCAAGTGCAAAACCTTGTCCTGATTCAGCTGGTGGCGATACACAAAATGTCTCCTTGACTGCACACACAGCGGCGCAaaaaccttttgcttgctcaCTTTGCGGTGAATGGTATTCCCACAAGCGCAGTTTGAAAATACACATGCGGACGCACACCGGAGAGAAACGCTTCAGTTGCTCGGTGTGTGGTGAATGGTATTCTCACAAGAGCAGCTTgaaagtgcacatgtggacacacacaggagagaaacgcttcagttgctcagtttgtggcgaATGTTTTACTTACAAGCACAATTTGACAGCACACATGGCAACCCACACGGGAGAAGCATTCAGTTGTTCCGTTTGTGGTAAAGGTTTTACTTGTAAGCAAAATATGAACATTCACATGAGgacacacacgggagaaaaaccgtTCACGTGCTCTGTTTGTGATAAAAGCTTTTCTTATAAGTCTGCTTTGACCCAACACATGAGAAcccacacaggagaaaaaccttatAGTTGCTCAATTTGCGGTGATGAATTTGCTCAGAAGGTCACTTTGGTTGCACACATGGCGACACACAccggagaaaaacctttcactTGCTCAGTCTGTGGTAAAAGCCTTTCTTATAAACATGGTTTGAaatcacacatgcaaacacacacgggagaaaaaagGCTCAGCTGCTCGGTATGTGGCGACAGCTTTTCTTCCAAGCCCAGTTTGAATATACACATGAGGagacacacgggagaaaaaccatTCACATGCTCAATTTGTCGTAGAAGCTTTTCTCACAAGAATACTTTGACAGCACACATGCGGACCCACgacaaagaataa
- the LOC133400318 gene encoding oocyte zinc finger protein XlCOF6.1-like translates to MLKVLVRERLIAAADEIFGLFERTIASYEEQLCRARGENERHRRQLEDVSNTQTVNGDVQQMIGRRKKHQQHPDVKEEKEEEEDVNVSILPLTVVCVKSEDDEYESSQLHHESPNEDHCEEQPADKLLAPLSHIEDVEEHLRTGTDCEGDNKHSKRSRTRKEHFACSVCSKYFVKKSNMIRHMTKHTGEKPFSCSICGERFTQRSTIIRHMRRHTGEKPFSCSVCGDTFAQKVSLIAHTATHTGEKPFACSICGKSFSYKDTLKSHMQTHTGEKPFSCSICDKSSTHKSNLIRHLRTHTGEKPFTCSVCDKRFSQNVLMMRHMRRHTGEKPFSCSVCGDTFAQKVSLVAHTATHTGEKPYTCPVCKRSYSYKNGLNAHMRTHTGEKPFCCNICGKSFSDNHSLKAHVRTHSGE, encoded by the exons atgttgaaaGTGTTGGTCCGGGAGCGACTCATTGCGGCCGCCGACGAAATCTTCGGCTTGTTTGAAAGAACGATAGCGTCGTACGAGGAGCAACTTTGTCGGGCGAGAGGGGAGAACGAGCGACACCGACGACAACTGGAAGATGTTAGCAACACTCAAACGGTCAACGGAG ACGTCCAGCAGATGATTGGTCGTCGCAAAAAACATCAACAGCACCCTGACGTtaaggaggaaaaggaggaagaggaggatgttaATGTCAGCATATtgccactgactgttgtctgtgtgaagagtgaagatgatgaATACGAGTCGTCACAGCTTCATCATGAGAGTCCAAATGAAGACCACTGTGAGGAACAACCAGCAGACAAgctcttagctccactgtcaCATATTGAAGATGTAGAAGAACATTTGAGGACTGGTACAGACTGTGAAGGTGACAACAAACACTCAAAAAGGAGTCGCACACGCAAGGAACACTTTGCCTGCTCAGTGTGtagtaaatattttgtcaaaaagtcaaacatgaTTCGACATATGACAAAACACACAGGGGAAAAACCTTTTAGTTGCTCAATTTGCGGTGAAAGATTTACTCAGCGGTCAACTATTATTAGACACATGAGAagacacacaggagaaaaaccttttagttGTTCAGTTTGTGGCGATACGTTTGCACAAAAGGTCTCTTTAATTGCACATAcagcaacacacacaggagaaaaaccttttgcttgctcCATTTGTGGTAAAAGCTTTTCTTATAAGGACACTTTGAAATCACACATGCAaacgcacacgggagaaaaaccctttagttgctcCATTTGTGATAAAAGCTCTACTCATAAGTCCAATTTGATCCGACacttgagaacacacacaggagaaaaaccgttcacttgctcagtttgtgataAAAGATTTTCTCAAAATGTACTCATGATGAGACACATGAGAAGACACACAGGTGAAAAACCTTTTAGTTGTTCGGTTTGTGGTGATACATTTGCTCAGAAGGTCTCTTTGGTGgcacacacagcaacacacacgggagaaaaaccttacACATGCCCAGTTTGCAAGAGAAGCTATTCTTATAAGAACGGTTTGAATGCACACATGCggacacacacaggagaaaaacccttttgtTGTAACATTTGCGGTAAAAGCTTTTCTGATAACCACAGTTTGAAGGCACACGTAAGGACACACAGCGGggaatga
- the LOC133400313 gene encoding gastrula zinc finger protein XlCGF57.1-like: MASHEEQIRRGREENEGQPRQLDAIFSTPVVPRSQDVQQPIGRRQEHPNSPRVKEEEEDAQPPRVKEEEEEVDVSELSLNVVVVKSEDDADEPSEWSQLHHPSSSGGPPPEKLLPPLPHGNDIEDRLRSNTDCQADNKCLESSEKETRKEHLTCSLCGKSFTCKYSVKEHMRTHTGEKPFSCLVCSKTFACKSNMVRHMRAHTGEKPTFNCSVCGDTFSQKGSLIVHMATHTEEKRFACSVCGKRFAKRKNMTVHMRTHTGEKPYSCSICSETFAKKISLIAHTATHTGEKPFTCSICGESYSYKRSLNIHTRTHTGERLISCSVCGESFSYKKSLKAHMRKHTGEKPFTCSVCNERFTYKQTLNAHMKRHTGEKPFNCSVCGESFTYRPTFNAHMRTHTGEKPFTCPVCGKSLSYKHSLNEHMLTHAEKRFSCSVCGQQFAHEASLSSHTATHTGEKPFTCSVCGESFTQKQYLLKHMRRHTGEKRCSCSVCRKSFASKQHLKVHMWTHTGEKPFSCSECGESFTQKQYMVRHMRKHTGEKPFTCSVCGKSVTSKHSLNAHMRGHTEEKPFSCSVCGKRFTSKRNLNVHTRTHTGEKPFSCSDCGKKFSFKQNLNAHALTHNNRE; this comes from the exons ATGGCGTCGCACGAGGAGCAGATCCGTCGAGGGAGAGAGGAGAACGAAGGACAACCACGACAACTGGACGCCATTTTCTCGACCCCCGTTGTTCCACGCAGCCAAG ACGTCCAGCAGCCGATTGGTCGTCGACAAGAGCATCCAAATTCCCCTCgcgttaaagaggaagaggaggatgcacAGCCCCCCCGTgttaaagaggaagaagaagaggttgATGTCAGCGAGTTGTCACTGAACGTCGTCGTCGTGAAGAGTGAAGACGACGCAGACGAACCATCCGAGTGGTCACAGCTTCATCATCCCAGTTCAAGTGGAGGACCGCCACCAGAGAAACTCTTACCTCCACTGCCACACGGTAACGACATAGAAGACCGCTTGAGGAGCAACACAGACTGTCAAGCTGACAACAAATGCTTGGAAAGCTCTGAAAAAGAGACACGTAAAGAACACTTGACCTGCTCACTTTGTGGTAAAAGCTTTACTTGTAAGTATAGCGTGAAGGaacacatgagaacgcacacgggagaaaaaccctttagttgtTTAGTTTGTAGTAAAAcctttgcttgcaagtcaaataTGGTGAGACATATGAGAgcacacacgggagaaaaaccaaCTTTTAATTGTTCAGTTTGCGGCGATACATTTTCTCAAAAGGGCTCTTTGATTGTACACATGGCAACGCACACAGAAGAAAAACGTTTcgcttgctcagtttgtgggaaaagatttgctaaaagaaaaaatatgactgTACACATGAGgacacacacgggagaaaaaccttacAGTTGCTCAATTTGCAGTGAAACATTTGCCAAAAAGATCTCTTTGATTGCACACACAGCgacacacacgggagaaaaacctttcacgTGCTCAATTTGCGGTGAAAGCTATTCGTACAAGCGCAGTTTGAATATACACACGCGAACGCACACGGGAGAACGTCTCAttagttgctcagtttgtggtgaaAGTTTTTCGTACAAAAAGAGTTTGAAAGCACATATGCGGAAACAcacgggagagaaacctttcACTTGCTCAGTTTGCAATGAAAGATTTACTTATAAGCAGACTTTAAATGCACACATGAAAagacacacaggagaaaagcctttcaattgctcagtttgtggggaAAGTTTTACTTATAGGCCGACTTTTAAtgcacacatgagaacacataCGGGTGAAAAACCTTTCACTTGCCCAGTTTGTGGCAAAAGCCTTTCTTACAAGCACAGTTTGAATGAACATATGCTAACCCACGCAGAAAAACGTTTTAGTTGCTCTGTTTGTGGTCAACAATTTGCTCATGAGGCCTCTTTGAGTTcacacacagcaacacacacgggagaaaaacctttcacatGCTCGGTTTGTGGCGAAAGCTTTactcaaaaacaatatttactcaagcacatgagaagacacacaggagaaaaacgcTGTAGTTGCTCAGTTTGCCGTAAAAGTTTTGCCTCTAAGCAACATTTgaaagtgcacatgtggacacacacaggagaaaaaccttttagttGCTCAGAATGCGGTGAAAGctttacacaaaaacaatatatgGTAAGACACATGAGgaaacacactggagaaaaacctttcacttgctcagtttgtggtaaaagtgtCACTTCAAAGCACAGTTTGAATGCACACATGCGGGGACACACAGAAGAAAAACCCTTCAGTTGTTCCGTTTGTGGTAAACGATTCACAAGCAAGAGAAATTTGAACGTACAtacgagaacacacacaggagaaaaacccttcagctgctcagattgtggtaaAAAATTTTCTTTTAAGCAAAACTTGAACGCACACGCGCTGACACACAACAACAGGGAATAA
- the LOC133400320 gene encoding oocyte zinc finger protein XlCOF19-like has translation MASCKDQLCRAREKNGRQSKQQDAIFFIQDVRQPTRGGSTLEHPQPPYVKDEEEQADFSELPLTVIVVKIEEDEDEPPESAQLHHHSSSGEHFEGAPSDKLLPPLSDSHNTEDRNDADWEGDDKYLKKETTLNNKKGSQTRRRPHTRKEGLTCSVCGKRIPYESTLTEHMRTHTGEKPFSCSVCGEGFARKANMNRHVQTHTGEKAFTCSVCDKCFSYKHSLNVHMTEHTGEKPWRCSVCGQCFARREHLHVHMRAHTGEKPFSCSDCGKSFASKQNLNVHTRTHTGEKPFSCTLCDKKFTQKFYLKAHTRKHNSK, from the exons ATGGCGTCGTGCAAGGATCAACTTTGTCGAGCGAGAGAGAAGAACGGGCGACAATCAAAACAACAGGACGCCATTTTCTTCATCCAAG ATGTCAGGCAGCCGACCAGGGGGGGCTCCACTTTGGAGCATCCGCAGCCCCCCTATGTTAAAGACGAAGAGGAGCAGGCTGATTTCAGCGAGTTGCCACTGACCGTCATTGTTGTGAAGATCGAAGAAGATGAAGACGAACCACCTGAGTCGGCGCAGCTTCATCATCACAGTTCGAGTGGAGAGCACTTTGAAGGAGCACCATCAGACAAGCTCTTACCTCCACTGTCAGATAGCCACAACACGGAAGATAGGAACGATGCAGACTGGGAAGGTGatgacaaatatttgaaaaaggaGACAACTCTTAACAACAAGAAAGGGTCTCAAACACGCAGAAGACCTCACACACGTAAAGAAGGTTtgacctgctcagtttgtggtaaaagaatTCCTTATGAGAGTACTCTGACTGAACACATGCGtacacacacgggagaaaagCCCTTtagctgctcagtttgtggcgaAGGTTTTGCTCGAAAAGCAAATATGAATAGACACGTGCAgacacacacgggagaaaaagcTTTcacttgctcagtttgtgataAATGCTTTTCTTATAAGCACAGTTTGAATGTACACATGACGGAACACACGGGGGAAAAACCTTGGCgctgttcagtttgtggtcaatgTTTTGCTCGAAGGGAACATTTGCACGTACATATGAGAgcacacacgggagaaaaacccttcAGTTGCTCAGATTGTGGTAAAAGTTTTGCTTCCAAGCAAAATCTAAATGTacacacaaggacacacacaggagaaaaaccctttagttgcaCTCTCTGTGACAAAAAATTCACTCAGAAGTTTTATTTGAAAGCACACACGCGGaagcacaacagtaaataa